From one Burkholderia pyrrocinia genomic stretch:
- a CDS encoding ABC transporter substrate-binding protein: MTLLSRLRALSAALALSFAATHAVAADLVIAGRDDIYGKGLADAVAGFNKLHPGTEIELLKLPNANLYQKLKLSMREGTGAYDLVMMDDTWAPEFIGNGWLKPLPASLADADLVPSAVALGRNAAGALYALPIVGNVEMFAYRKDLLAKYKLQPPRNWDDVLKIAQTVGGADKSVSGVVFRGTKGNPVVTGFLPILWAYGGDVFDHAGNVTIDSREAQAALKTFLALKASAPKDVDVYGAAEVRDALQRGTAAQSIEVWPAWVPALDDPKQSRVVGQIALQPPPGQTAGPAPMLGIWQMGIPKDAPHAKLAQDFLAYLSSRDTQTRLAGIGIPPTRRSVFADPALVRQYRWYPDQLKALEAGRARPRVKDWQQVESILGDQLQLALTGQSAPDAALRQAQQKIAQAMAAAGK; the protein is encoded by the coding sequence ATGACCTTGCTGAGCCGCCTGCGCGCGCTGTCCGCCGCCCTTGCGCTGTCCTTCGCCGCCACGCACGCCGTTGCCGCGGATCTCGTCATCGCAGGCCGCGACGACATCTACGGCAAGGGGCTGGCCGACGCCGTCGCCGGCTTCAACAAACTGCACCCGGGCACCGAGATCGAACTGCTCAAGCTGCCGAACGCGAACCTGTACCAGAAGCTCAAGCTGTCGATGCGCGAAGGCACCGGTGCGTACGACCTCGTGATGATGGACGACACGTGGGCGCCCGAATTCATCGGCAACGGCTGGCTGAAGCCGCTGCCGGCGTCGCTTGCGGACGCCGATCTCGTGCCGTCCGCCGTCGCACTCGGCCGCAACGCGGCCGGCGCGCTGTATGCGCTGCCGATCGTCGGCAACGTCGAGATGTTCGCGTACCGCAAGGACCTGCTCGCGAAATACAAGCTGCAGCCGCCGCGCAACTGGGACGACGTGCTGAAGATCGCGCAGACCGTCGGCGGCGCGGACAAGAGCGTGTCGGGCGTGGTGTTTCGCGGCACGAAGGGCAACCCGGTCGTGACGGGCTTCCTGCCGATCCTGTGGGCGTACGGCGGCGACGTGTTCGACCATGCCGGCAACGTGACGATCGATTCGCGCGAGGCGCAGGCCGCACTGAAGACGTTCCTCGCGCTGAAGGCGTCCGCGCCGAAGGACGTCGACGTGTACGGCGCGGCGGAAGTGCGCGATGCGCTGCAGCGCGGCACGGCTGCGCAGTCGATCGAAGTGTGGCCCGCGTGGGTGCCGGCGCTCGACGATCCGAAGCAGTCGCGCGTGGTCGGGCAGATCGCGCTGCAGCCGCCGCCCGGGCAGACCGCCGGCCCGGCGCCGATGCTCGGCATCTGGCAGATGGGCATTCCGAAGGACGCGCCGCACGCGAAGCTCGCGCAGGACTTCCTGGCGTACCTGAGCTCGCGCGACACGCAGACGCGCCTCGCCGGAATCGGCATTCCGCCGACCCGCCGCAGCGTGTTCGCCGATCCGGCGCTGGTGCGCCAGTATCGCTGGTATCCCGATCAGTTGAAGGCGCTCGAGGCCGGCCGTGCGCGGCCGCGCGTGAAGGACTGGCAGCAGGTCGAGAGCATTCTCGGCGACCAGCTCCAGCTCGCGCTGACCGGGCAGTCGGCGCCCGATGCCGCGCTGCGCCAGGCGCAGCAGAAGATCGCGCAGGCGATGGCTGCGGCCGGCAAGTGA
- a CDS encoding carbohydrate ABC transporter permease: MKTFGRSLPFVALLGPALLVLAALALYPVAQVLIDSFCRVDYAAGRRAFAGLANYRAVLGDDAFTAGFGNTLRFTIVASLAEVALGFGLALLFVRAFPGRRIALPLAILPMMLSTLVCSAIWRNWLNFDGFLNALLAAFGIEGVRWLSDPHLALWSLALVDIWQWTPMAFLIVLAGLQSIPGELYEAARTDGASEWQCLRDITLPLAAPQIGLALLLRSIDTFKLFDKVYALTGGGPGNATQTLSTYIYDTGFRFFNVGPASAASVLMLAASAVLVSGYVWQTVRKRRA; encoded by the coding sequence ATGAAAACCTTCGGCCGCAGCCTGCCGTTCGTCGCGCTGCTCGGTCCGGCGCTGCTGGTGCTCGCCGCGCTCGCGCTGTATCCGGTCGCGCAGGTGCTGATCGATTCGTTCTGCCGGGTCGACTACGCGGCCGGCCGCCGTGCGTTCGCGGGGCTCGCGAACTATCGCGCGGTGCTCGGCGACGACGCGTTCACGGCCGGCTTCGGCAACACGCTGCGCTTCACGATCGTGGCGTCGCTCGCCGAGGTCGCGCTCGGTTTCGGCCTCGCGCTGCTGTTCGTGCGCGCGTTTCCGGGGCGGCGCATCGCGCTGCCGCTCGCGATCCTGCCGATGATGCTGTCCACGCTCGTGTGCTCGGCGATCTGGCGCAACTGGCTCAACTTCGACGGCTTCCTGAACGCGCTGCTCGCGGCGTTCGGCATCGAAGGCGTGCGCTGGTTGTCCGATCCGCATCTCGCGCTGTGGTCGCTCGCGCTCGTCGACATATGGCAGTGGACGCCGATGGCGTTCCTGATCGTGCTGGCCGGGCTGCAGTCGATTCCCGGCGAACTGTACGAAGCCGCGCGCACCGACGGCGCGAGCGAGTGGCAGTGCCTGCGCGACATCACGCTGCCGCTCGCGGCGCCGCAGATCGGTCTCGCGCTGCTGCTGCGCTCGATCGACACGTTCAAGCTGTTCGACAAGGTCTATGCGCTGACGGGCGGCGGCCCCGGCAACGCGACGCAGACGCTGTCGACCTATATCTACGACACGGGCTTCCGCTTCTTCAACGTCGGGCCGGCGAGTGCCGCGTCGGTGCTGATGCTCGCGGCGTCCGCGG